In Festucalex cinctus isolate MCC-2025b chromosome 5, RoL_Fcin_1.0, whole genome shotgun sequence, a single genomic region encodes these proteins:
- the polr3g gene encoding DNA-directed RNA polymerase III subunit RPC7 encodes MAGKGRGVAAFTFNIDALGVGRGNMPEARVGPSPLFPPTDFKPVPLKVGEDEDYMLALKQEMRGAMQRMPHNIKFQSNKADVEKYTQRYLKQKQIDDDEWTPDWNVFPKELMPQKKTKVKAGPKKKKVKLSSKSANDVLTKLNELEKKDDGDKSDEENKEKKENEDEEDIEEEVYEEEEVEDNDYIESYFDNGEDFGAGSDDNMDGEATY; translated from the exons ATGGCGGGGAAGGGGCGTGGGGTGGCTGCGTTCACCTTCAACATTGACGCACTGGGAGTTGGCAGGGGCAACATGCCAGAAGCCAGGGTGGGGCCCAGTCCACTCTTTCCA CCCACAGACTTCAAGCCAGTCCCCCTAAAGGTCGGCGAGGATGAGGACTACATGCTGGCTCTCAAACAGGAGATGAGGGGAGCTATGCAGCGGATGCCTCACAACATCAAATTCCAGTCCAATAAGGCAG ATGTGGAGAAATACACACAGAGATACTTGAAGCAGAAACAGATAGATGATGACGAATGGACgccag ATTGGAATGTGTTCCCAAAAGAATTGATGCCACAGAAGAAAACCAAGGTGAAAGCAG gcccaaagaagaaaaaagtgaaGCTGTCCAGCAAATCTGCAAATGATGTTTTGACCAAATTAAAC GAGCTGGAAAAGAAAGATGACGGTGACAAATCAGATGAAGAGaacaaagagaaaaaagaaaatgaagatgAGGAGGATATCGAAGAGGAGGTATATGAGGAAGAGGAAGTCGAG gacaACGACTACATTGAGAGCTACTTTGACAACGGTGAAGACTTTGGTGCCGGCAGCGATGACAACATGGATGGCGAAGCAACATATTGA
- the lysmd3 gene encoding lysM and putative peptidoglycan-binding domain-containing protein 3 produces MTSRGQHYGFQSATVVQPANGGHTYLFGTTSSENEQSEEDGESYELRPRGRERNRRSTSRERMDDIVYLTRDIQEGDTLNSIALQYHCSVADLKRTNNLLTEQDFFALRLVKIPVKRFSMLTETHNTGPLKPASPAESRRPTQISPSAALPVESSTDSSSSVDSVEGFLMEKDKDIEQLVKSTGPSRSSLNEVVSSLTLQPLPGKVEYKATAKKDPYYGADWGMRWWTAVVIMLVVGIITPVFYLLYYEVLMKAEVSHHGTPAHGAGHALHTHDHDHVHFERSHAGAGPPQNAGDVPHEAPQGLRVDSAQHGKT; encoded by the exons ATGACTAGTCGAGGCCAGCACTATGGCTTCCAGTCGGCCACCGTGGTTCAACCCGCAAATGGAGGTCATACCTACCTGTTTGGGACCACCAGTTCGGAGAACGAACAGTCGGAGGAGGACGGCGAGAGCTACGAGCTGCGGCCGCGTGGCAGGGAGAGGAACCGCAGGAGCACGTCCAGGGAGCGGATGGATGACATAGTCTACTTGACCAGAGACATTCAGGAGGGGGACACCCTAAACAGCATTGCCTTGCAGTACCACTGTTCA GTGGCCGATTTAAAGCGCACAAACAACCTCCTGACAGAGCAAGACTTTTTCGCCCTGCGCTTGGTCAAGATCCCCGTCAAGCGCTTCAGCATGCTGACTGAAACTCATAACACTGGACCCCTGAAACCGGCGTCCCCCGCCGAATCCCGCCGGCCGACCCAGATCTCGCCCAGCGCCGCCCTGCCCGTCGAGTCGTCCACGGACTCATCCTCTTCCGTGGACAGCGTGGAAGGCTTCCTCATGGAGAAAGACAAGGACATCGAGCAGCTGGTCAAATCCACGGGGCCGTCCAGGAGCAGCCTCAACGAGGTCGTGTCCTCGTTGACGCTACAGCCCTTGCCGGGAAAAGTGGAGTACAAAGCGACGGCCAAAAAGGACCCTTACTACGGAGCGGACTGGGGCATGAGGTGGTGGACGGCGGTGGTCATCATGCTGGTGGTCGGCATCATCACGCCAGTCTTCTACCTACTGTACTATGAAGTTCTGATGAAGGCTGAAGTCAGCCATCACGGGACGCCCGCGCACGGCGCCGGCCACGCGCTTCACACGCATGACCACGACCACGTTCATTTCGAGAGGAGTCACGCAGGTGCCGGACCCCCGCAAAATGCAGGAGATGTGCCTCATGAAGCCCCACAAGGACTCAGAGTGGACAGTGCACAACACGGGAAGACATGA